TGCCACGGTCTCGTCGTCCTCGCCCGTGCCGGCCGTCCGATCGGATTCGGACCGGTCGCGGTCGGATCCGGTAGCAGCTGCCGACGCAGTATCGACGGCGCCGAGACCGCTCGCGACGTCAGGGACGGGGTCCTTGCCGAACCAGCGCAGGACTTCGGGCGGAAGGTAACGCTTGGTCAGCGTCGGCGTGCCCGGGACGAGATAGCCGCGGAGGTAGATCAGCGCGATCGAGACGCCGGCGGCGAAGAGGCCGCCGAGTCGAGACTTGCGCGCGACGGCGGAGCTGACCACTGCCGCGATGCCGAGGTTCAGGACGGTACAGGGTTCACACCGGTTCTCTCCGGTATATTCGGGGTCCTTGAGATCGTCGACGACGTCGGGTTGCATCTCGAGATTGGTATCACGTCCAACACACATCTATTTTTCGGGCATGATGGGCGAGATAATAGCGGCGGTTGGGAGCCGCGGCACTCGCACGCATCCCGTCGGTCGGTCACTCGAGGCCGACGAGTTGTTCCTTCTCGGCGCGGCTCAGTTGCTTGATCTCGTACTCACGGGACATCGCGGCCGACCGGGAGTCGTACCGCTCGTGATAGCGGAGGTCGACCGGCGTGCGCCCGCGTGTGTATTTCGCGCCTTCCCCCGCGTCGTGTTCCGCGACGCGGCGGTCGAGGTCGGTCGTGTAGCCGGTGTACAGCGAGCCGTCGGCACACTCGAGGACGTAGACGACGTGATCGGCCATCGGCCGTTGGATAACGGGGAACCGCAAAAAGCGTCACGTCCCAGTGGGCGCCCAGCGGGGCGTGTGGTCGTCAGGTACGATGCGTCAGGCACCGCGAGCGCGCTCTCTCGCGGCTTCAGCGATTCCGGCGTTCGCCGAACAGCTGACACACGCGTGAATCTCACCGCGTTCGTCGGCGAAGACGCGCGCGAACCGTTCGGAGACGTGCGCACCGCAGTGGTCACACTTGGGCATTGGTCACACCGGCCGGAGCCGGTACCTAAAGCTATTGCGCGGCAGGATAAATAACTTTCTCCACACGCTGTTTGGGTTTTTCGATTGTGAAAAGTATTTTTCTCAGAAAGAGGTCTCAGTCGCGAGCGGCGTCGATGGCACGCGCGATCAGGACCGCTTGGGCGCCCGCGACGAACCCTGCGTCGATGTTGACGACCGATAGCACGGTACAGGACTGGAGTAGTCCGGCGAGTGCCGCTTCACCGTCGCCGCCGTGGCCGTAGCCGCTCGCGACCGGCACCCCGATGACCGGCGTGTCGACCAGGCCGGCGACGACCGTCGGGAGGGCCCCCTCCCGGCCGGCGGCGACGATCACCACATCCGCCTCGCGCAGTCGAGCCGCCTGGTCGAGGGTCCGGTCGAGGGCTGCGACGCCGATGTCGTCTATCCGGTCGACGGTCGTGCCCGCGTCCACGCAGACCAGTTCCGCCTCGTCGGCGACCGGCCCGTCGACCGTGCCGCCCGTGGCGATGGCGACCGTCGCGTCGAGCGACGGGTGCTCGTAGTCGGCCGCGGTCACGCGGACTGTCGTGCTACGGCGATCGATCGCCGCGTCGGGGAACGCGTCCGCGAGGTGCGTTTCGAGCACCTCGACGTGCGACTCGGAGACGCGGGTAAGCAGCGCCCGCCCCGTCGTTTCGAGTGCAGTCTCGGCGAGGGCAGCGACCTGCGCATCGGATTTCCCTTCGGCGAAGATCGCTTCCGGAATGCCGCGGCGCTGATCGCGGGCTGCGTCGAACCGACCCGCGTCGCCGGTTACGTATCCTCTGAGTTCGGCTTCGGCCTCCGCCGGCGACAACGAGCCGTCGGCGACGGCCTTGAGGAGTTCGCGCATACCCGACCTCGGGGGGCGACGTACTCGAATCCGTCGCCCTGGCAGATCAGTTCGAGATCGAGCGGAGATCGGCGCGATGCGTCGACGGTTGGACCGTCGAACATGCGCGCGACCCGTCCAACACCGCGCGCGAGCCAAATTTCCCCTCTCGTATCGGGTGAAATCATTGCCGGCGATTCATCGGTCATATACTTTCCGGTGATTATGGCCTCCGAAACGGGCGAATCAACCCCTGCAACCCCCGTATTTCCGTCCACAACCAAAGCCCTTATATGGGGTAACGCGAAACGGGTACACCGTATGGCAGACCTTATTGTCAAAGCCGCCGTGAAGGAAGCGCTCGATGACAAAAACGTTGCCTCGGACTTCTACGACGCACTCGACGAGGAAGTTTCCGAGCTGCTCGACGATGCCGCCCGACGCGCGGAGGCCAACGACCGGAAGACGGTCCAGCCCCGCGACCTGTAAGGGACGCCACCTGAACGATTTTTTCGGCCGCTACTCGGTAGCGGCGCAGCTAGCGATCCCCGTCCGCTATCGATACCGAGATCGG
This window of the Natrinema salifodinae genome carries:
- a CDS encoding DUF7563 family protein — protein: MPKCDHCGAHVSERFARVFADERGEIHACVSCSANAGIAEAARERARGA
- a CDS encoding DUF1931 family protein yields the protein MADLIVKAAVKEALDDKNVASDFYDALDEEVSELLDDAARRAEANDRKTVQPRDL
- the larB gene encoding nickel pincer cofactor biosynthesis protein LarB, which encodes MRELLKAVADGSLSPAEAEAELRGYVTGDAGRFDAARDQRRGIPEAIFAEGKSDAQVAALAETALETTGRALLTRVSESHVEVLETHLADAFPDAAIDRRSTTVRVTAADYEHPSLDATVAIATGGTVDGPVADEAELVCVDAGTTVDRIDDIGVAALDRTLDQAARLREADVVIVAAGREGALPTVVAGLVDTPVIGVPVASGYGHGGDGEAALAGLLQSCTVLSVVNIDAGFVAGAQAVLIARAIDAARD
- a CDS encoding GIY-YIG nuclease family protein; protein product: MADHVVYVLECADGSLYTGYTTDLDRRVAEHDAGEGAKYTRGRTPVDLRYHERYDSRSAAMSREYEIKQLSRAEKEQLVGLE